In Desulfofundulus kuznetsovii DSM 6115, the following are encoded in one genomic region:
- a CDS encoding type II toxin-antitoxin system Phd/YefM family antitoxin has protein sequence MYIVNVTDLRRNIREVLAEVIRSKEPAVILQRSKPVAYLVDAETFERSRKFDEMDVLTQTRKKSLERMLQLRAKVAKRTGIKSDSTKLIREIREGLSRHE, from the coding sequence ATGTATATAGTAAATGTAACAGATCTGCGGAGGAACATTCGCGAGGTTCTGGCGGAAGTAATTCGCTCAAAAGAACCGGCGGTAATCCTTCAGCGGTCAAAGCCGGTTGCTTACCTGGTCGACGCTGAAACGTTCGAGAGATCGCGAAAGTTCGATGAAATGGACGTGTTGACACAAACCAGGAAAAAAAGCCTGGAGAGGATGCTTCAGTTAAGGGCCAAGGTGGCGAAGAGGACAGGTATAAAGAGTGATTCTACAAAACTGATCCGTGAAATCCGGGAAGGATTGAGCCGTCATGAGTAA
- a CDS encoding type II toxin-antitoxin system VapC family toxin, which produces MSNYICLDTSVLIKVLMEEEDSDKATALLQRIIDHRQLIVLPAFAWAEVGTVLRKKRRREELAVQEADDLWLEFRQFPGIEYLNDDSIMDLAWKISRHFDMPTLYDAAFLAVTEVMEERTGEGCEFWTADEKLVNLLNGRRKYVRLLKELE; this is translated from the coding sequence ATGAGTAATTATATCTGCCTGGACACTTCGGTTTTGATCAAGGTGCTCATGGAGGAGGAAGATAGTGACAAAGCAACGGCGCTTCTGCAAAGGATTATAGACCACCGGCAGCTCATTGTGCTTCCCGCATTCGCGTGGGCTGAAGTGGGTACTGTTCTGAGAAAGAAGCGTAGAAGAGAGGAATTAGCCGTTCAGGAAGCAGATGATCTATGGTTGGAGTTCCGGCAATTTCCCGGGATAGAGTACCTTAATGATGACTCGATAATGGACCTGGCCTGGAAAATCAGCCGCCACTTTGATATGCCTACGCTTTACGATGCGGCTTTCCTGGCGGTTACCGAGGTGATGGAGGAGAGAACCGGGGAAGGATGTGAATTCTGGACTGCGGATGAAAAGCTGGTTAACCTTTTAAACGGACGAAGGAAGTATGTAAGATTGTTGAAAGAATTGGAGTAA
- a CDS encoding MgtC/SapB family protein, producing the protein MLSLQEMIARLLLAFLVGFFIGLEREIRHKPAGVRTHTLVCLGSALFTLISSYGFMSLLGTTPYQPGDPTRIAAQIVTGVGFIGGGIIFKDQDHIRGLTTAASIWLTAGLGTGIGAGLYVPSLVAAVLGYLTLKLNRLLRRWGLDDSGEE; encoded by the coding sequence GTGCTCAGTCTGCAAGAAATGATTGCCAGGCTGCTGCTGGCCTTTTTAGTGGGATTTTTCATCGGCCTGGAGAGGGAAATACGCCACAAGCCCGCTGGAGTGCGCACCCATACCCTGGTCTGCCTGGGGTCCGCCCTGTTCACTTTAATCAGCAGCTACGGGTTCATGTCCCTGTTGGGAACAACCCCCTACCAGCCGGGGGACCCGACACGCATTGCCGCCCAAATTGTCACCGGTGTAGGATTTATCGGCGGCGGCATTATCTTCAAGGACCAGGACCACATCCGCGGCCTGACCACCGCCGCCAGCATCTGGCTTACCGCTGGCCTGGGCACGGGCATCGGCGCCGGCCTGTACGTCCCCAGCCTGGTGGCGGCAGTGCTGGGGTACCTTACCCTGAAATTGAACCGCCTTCTCCGGAGATGGGGCCTGGATGATTCCGGGGAGGAGTGA
- a CDS encoding DUF1640 domain-containing protein, with the protein MRELRKELSSTEDGLRQEIKAVEESLRKEIKAVEEGLRKEIKAVEEDLRKEIKAVEEGLRKEIKAVEEGLRKEIKAVEEGLRKEIKAVEEGLRKEIKTVEEGLRKEIKTVEESLRKEMITFESSLRQEINSLRQEIKGFFWATVGIALAALAVSISVAIKIWQ; encoded by the coding sequence ATGCGGGAATTGCGCAAGGAATTATCCTCAACAGAAGATGGGTTAAGGCAGGAAATCAAAGCCGTTGAAGAAAGCCTGAGGAAGGAAATCAAAGCCGTTGAAGAAGGCCTCAGAAAAGAAATTAAAGCCGTCGAAGAAGACCTCAGAAAAGAAATCAAAGCTGTTGAAGAAGGCCTGAGAAAAGAAATCAAAGCCGTCGAAGAAGGCCTCAGAAAAGAAATTAAAGCCGTTGAAGAAGGTCTGAGAAAAGAAATTAAAGCCGTCGAAGAAGGCCTGAGAAAAGAAATCAAAACCGTTGAAGAAGGCCTCAGAAAAGAAATCAAAACCGTTGAAGAAAGCCTTAGAAAAGAAATGATAACTTTTGAATCAAGTTTAAGGCAGGAGATAAACTCGCTAAGGCAAGAAATAAAAGGGTTTTTCTGGGCTACCGTCGGCATTGCGCTGGCCGCTCTGGCTGTTAGCATCAGTGTAGCCATCAAAATCTGGCAGTGA
- the ade gene encoding adenine deaminase, whose translation MAYQPNRRPLWEVTADLALAAQGKIPADVVIKNGRVVNVHTAEVQPSLDVAIKHGRVVLVGRADHTIDKDTLVIDAGGCYLVPGFLDGHIHVESSMVTVTQFARAVIPCGTTTIFMDPHEIANVLGMEGIRLMMEEGERLPLKVFTTMPSCVPAAPGFEDAGASIGPAEVREAMTWPGIIGLGEMMNFPGVLAGDPLVHGEIQATLKANKVVTGHYSIPETEVGLAAYIAAGIASCHESTRMEDALARMRLGMYAKMREGSAWQDVKATIKSITETRVDSRYAILVSDDTHPETLLTLGHLNHVVRRAIQEGVDPVRAIQMATINPAQCFGVTRDLGSIAPGRCADILFIPDLADMKVERVMVDGMMVAEKGRMLFDLAPFDYPEKARNSVHLRRSLAAGDFTIAAHHGKKALVRVMEVIEARVGTLHRQVEVPVENGEIKSSVELDVAKVACIERHGGPGNMGLGLVRGFHLKGGAVASTVAHDSHNLLVVGMDDADMALAANTLAECGGGMAAVLNGRVLALLPLPIAGLMSDRPVEEVREMVAALEGAWRELGCPLVSPFMTMALLSLPVIPELRVTNRGLVDTVNFRFVDLVIEETV comes from the coding sequence ATGGCATATCAACCCAACCGGCGTCCCCTGTGGGAAGTTACCGCCGATCTGGCCCTGGCCGCCCAGGGGAAAATACCGGCCGACGTTGTGATCAAAAACGGCCGGGTGGTCAACGTACATACCGCCGAAGTCCAGCCCAGCCTGGATGTGGCTATCAAACACGGCCGGGTGGTGCTGGTGGGCCGGGCCGACCATACCATTGACAAGGATACCCTGGTGATCGATGCCGGGGGCTGTTACCTTGTACCGGGCTTTTTGGACGGACATATTCACGTGGAAAGCAGCATGGTTACCGTCACCCAGTTTGCCCGGGCGGTAATCCCCTGCGGCACCACCACCATTTTCATGGATCCCCATGAAATCGCCAATGTCCTGGGTATGGAGGGCATCCGCCTGATGATGGAAGAAGGGGAAAGGCTGCCTTTAAAGGTTTTTACCACCATGCCCTCCTGCGTCCCCGCCGCCCCCGGCTTTGAGGATGCCGGGGCAAGCATCGGGCCGGCGGAAGTTCGTGAAGCCATGACCTGGCCGGGGATCATCGGCCTGGGCGAAATGATGAACTTCCCCGGCGTGCTGGCGGGAGATCCCCTGGTACACGGGGAAATACAGGCCACCCTGAAAGCAAACAAGGTGGTCACGGGGCATTACTCCATTCCGGAAACGGAAGTGGGTTTGGCGGCGTATATTGCCGCAGGCATCGCCTCCTGCCACGAATCCACGCGCATGGAAGACGCCCTGGCCCGCATGCGCCTGGGCATGTATGCCAAGATGCGGGAGGGTTCGGCCTGGCAGGATGTCAAGGCCACCATTAAGAGCATCACCGAAACCCGCGTAGACTCCCGCTACGCCATCCTGGTTTCCGACGACACCCACCCGGAAACCCTGCTTACCCTGGGCCACCTGAACCACGTGGTGCGCCGGGCCATCCAGGAAGGGGTCGACCCGGTGCGGGCCATCCAGATGGCCACCATCAATCCCGCCCAGTGCTTCGGGGTAACCCGGGATCTGGGCAGCATCGCCCCCGGGCGCTGTGCCGATATTTTGTTTATCCCCGATCTTGCGGACATGAAGGTGGAACGGGTCATGGTGGACGGCATGATGGTGGCCGAAAAAGGACGGATGTTATTTGACCTGGCGCCCTTCGATTACCCTGAAAAGGCCCGTAACTCGGTGCACCTGCGCAGGTCCCTTGCCGCCGGTGATTTCACCATTGCCGCCCATCACGGCAAAAAAGCCCTGGTGCGGGTAATGGAAGTAATCGAAGCCAGGGTGGGCACCCTGCACCGGCAGGTGGAAGTACCCGTGGAAAACGGGGAAATCAAGTCTTCCGTGGAACTGGATGTGGCCAAGGTGGCCTGCATTGAACGGCACGGCGGGCCGGGAAACATGGGCCTGGGCCTGGTCAGGGGCTTTCATCTTAAAGGAGGCGCGGTGGCCTCCACCGTGGCCCACGACAGCCATAACCTGCTGGTGGTGGGGATGGACGACGCCGACATGGCCCTGGCCGCCAACACCCTGGCCGAATGCGGTGGCGGCATGGCGGCCGTGCTGAACGGCCGGGTGCTGGCCCTCCTGCCCCTGCCCATAGCCGGGTTGATGTCCGACCGGCCGGTGGAAGAGGTACGGGAAATGGTGGCCGCCCTGGAAGGGGCCTGGAGGGAGCTGGGCTGCCCCCTGGTCTCCCCCTTCATGACCATGGCCTTGCTCTCCCTGCCGGTCATACCGGAGCTGCGGGTGACCAACCGCGGCCTGGTGGACACGGTGAACTTCCGTTTTGTGGACCTGGTGATTGAGGAAACGGTGTGA
- a CDS encoding BON domain-containing protein, translated as MPAERDEILTQKVQAVLDSDVRTREYGLKADVVDGKARITGIVDTLAEREQVRRIVSAIEGIRAVENGVAISTDGAITDDDVAFEVGEELEAAGVNRHHVGVKSVKGVVFLQGRVDSQEEIEIAKAAAARARGVKEVISQLKLRPPGGYDDESLEAIFHHQVNNDWEDEGEARIF; from the coding sequence TTGCCGGCAGAACGGGACGAGATTTTAACACAAAAGGTGCAGGCCGTCCTGGACAGCGACGTGCGTACCAGGGAATACGGATTGAAGGCCGATGTGGTGGACGGCAAGGCCCGCATTACCGGTATCGTGGATACCCTGGCCGAGAGGGAACAGGTGCGCCGGATTGTTTCGGCCATCGAAGGCATCCGGGCGGTGGAAAACGGTGTGGCCATAAGTACCGACGGGGCCATCACCGACGATGATGTGGCCTTTGAAGTAGGTGAAGAGCTGGAGGCGGCGGGTGTCAACCGCCATCATGTGGGGGTAAAAAGCGTTAAGGGAGTGGTTTTCCTCCAGGGGCGGGTGGACAGCCAGGAAGAGATTGAAATAGCCAAAGCTGCGGCCGCCAGGGCCCGGGGGGTAAAGGAAGTGATCAGCCAGCTTAAACTGCGCCCCCCGGGTGGTTACGATGATGAAAGCCTGGAGGCCATCTTCCACCACCAGGTGAACAACGACTGGGAGGACGAAGGGGAGGCCCGGATATTTTAA
- a CDS encoding amidase domain-containing protein has product MLLQKIILSLIIVSMAGILGASNCTATESPVSKKELETTVKEIFDTRARAIITGAAPAPALACYDTGAKLGRWALAHEEHKLNFVQQWAKKRGVRFIEAKPSIHITWFRVRGDTAEFIVHQTLQLGYVYPNDPAVNRFGIGTRHWMELVKRGGKWLIRKDFYTDGLGDDTLVPKPTPADGPAYIGTVVKSDSIQNYTKGVFDREGAARYADKYAGLAWGAGNNHKYNPRYRDLNGNGGDCTNFVSQCLGDQEGGRLPMDGTWYYRYDRNGGSGSRAWVQTEAFASWLLYSGHARRIARGTFPELNQPGAKFPRGAVRELQKGDVIGYEEKGRIEHFAIVVGTDSRGYPVVDAHTVDRYHCPWDMGWDKKTVFHLFRINDGSQQISRAREEKRGVSCRTYPP; this is encoded by the coding sequence ATGTTGTTGCAAAAAATTATTCTATCACTAATAATTGTCAGTATGGCCGGCATTCTTGGGGCTTCAAATTGCACAGCTACCGAGTCGCCCGTCTCAAAAAAGGAACTGGAAACCACGGTTAAGGAAATATTTGACACCCGTGCCCGGGCCATTATCACCGGAGCCGCTCCCGCCCCGGCCCTGGCCTGCTACGACACCGGGGCCAAGCTGGGCCGCTGGGCCCTTGCCCATGAGGAACACAAGTTGAATTTTGTACAGCAGTGGGCTAAAAAGCGAGGGGTGCGGTTTATTGAAGCGAAACCATCAATACACATCACCTGGTTCCGTGTTCGTGGAGATACCGCCGAATTTATTGTTCACCAGACCCTTCAGCTGGGGTACGTTTACCCCAACGATCCTGCCGTTAACCGCTTTGGAATCGGCACCCGGCATTGGATGGAGCTGGTAAAAAGGGGCGGAAAGTGGCTTATCCGGAAGGACTTTTATACCGACGGGCTGGGTGACGACACCCTGGTACCTAAACCCACTCCTGCTGATGGCCCTGCTTACATAGGAACGGTTGTAAAATCTGATTCCATTCAAAACTACACAAAGGGGGTTTTCGACCGGGAGGGGGCGGCCCGGTACGCGGATAAATACGCCGGCCTGGCCTGGGGGGCCGGCAACAACCACAAATACAACCCCCGTTACCGCGACCTCAACGGCAACGGCGGGGACTGCACCAATTTTGTGTCCCAGTGCCTGGGGGACCAGGAAGGGGGCAGGCTCCCCATGGACGGCACCTGGTACTACCGCTACGACCGCAATGGCGGTTCGGGCAGCCGGGCCTGGGTGCAAACCGAGGCCTTTGCCAGCTGGCTTTTGTACAGCGGCCATGCCCGGCGGATAGCCCGGGGCACCTTCCCGGAATTGAACCAACCCGGCGCTAAATTTCCCCGGGGAGCCGTACGGGAACTGCAAAAAGGGGATGTGATTGGCTACGAGGAAAAGGGGCGCATCGAGCATTTTGCCATTGTGGTTGGGACGGACTCCCGGGGTTACCCGGTGGTGGACGCCCATACCGTAGACCGCTACCACTGTCCCTGGGATATGGGGTGGGATAAGAAGACAGTTTTTCATCTCTTCCGGATCAACGACGGCTCTCAACAGATATCCAGGGCCCGGGAAGAAAAACGGGGGGTAAGCTGCCGGACTTATCCCCCTTAA
- a CDS encoding LCP family protein: MSSRKLFWYTLLAVFTLFIFLNAAPKACAEQQQPDKLENKQNLTTATENVLIFWTDGPKLKAITLMAITPRKKPVGIVSIPINTRIHEIRGVETLEELYHKTGREGTTAYLEKRFGIPINHYVDISQATLTRTSEALGPVEMAGKQTSLLEVFEGTYTSQRMDLQTEIRALAARLIEPAVLIKLPRLLWIFTSGVETNLGMGHILTLYQALQGNGPEILRKQALPGRDYFVGPAKYREVAPDAWNRVLREVTCT; this comes from the coding sequence TTTTTTTAAACGCGGCGCCTAAAGCCTGTGCGGAACAACAGCAACCCGATAAATTAGAAAATAAACAAAATCTGACTACGGCTACGGAAAACGTTCTTATTTTTTGGACCGACGGCCCCAAATTGAAGGCCATCACCCTGATGGCCATCACCCCGCGCAAGAAACCGGTGGGCATTGTCTCCATCCCCATAAACACCCGCATCCACGAGATCAGGGGCGTGGAAACGCTGGAGGAACTCTACCACAAAACGGGACGGGAAGGGACGACGGCATACCTGGAAAAACGCTTCGGCATACCCATCAACCATTACGTGGATATCAGCCAGGCCACCCTGACCCGCACCAGCGAGGCGCTGGGACCGGTGGAGATGGCGGGCAAACAAACTTCACTGCTGGAGGTATTTGAGGGAACTTATACCAGCCAGCGCATGGACCTGCAAACAGAAATCCGGGCCCTGGCGGCAAGGTTGATTGAGCCGGCCGTACTGATCAAACTGCCGCGCCTTTTGTGGATTTTTACCAGCGGGGTGGAAACAAACCTGGGCATGGGCCATATCCTGACCCTTTACCAGGCCCTGCAGGGGAACGGCCCGGAAATCCTGCGCAAGCAGGCCCTCCCCGGGCGGGATTATTTTGTCGGCCCCGCCAAATACCGCGAGGTAGCCCCGGATGCCTGGAACCGGGTGTTGCGGGAAGTCACCTGCACTTAA